In one window of Brenneria goodwinii DNA:
- a CDS encoding aminotransferase class I/II-fold pyridoxal phosphate-dependent enzyme, translated as MTKSIDTNWLAEQLHNHSIRGIAMDMSALIRAGTIEIGRQLPPVRELAEALGVSPATISAAWSQLRRQKVIAGRGRTGMWVSGQQVSPRPERFEKIGNFGAAIVADLTLSAPDSDLLPDLDEALLYGARVKNLNSYQRTSIIPELEEQLHKNWPYAAQAFMTSDGGFDGVNLALQTLILPGSTVVIERPTAARLLDLLDHIGINLIQVECDEYGPVVDALKQALQHKPAAFIYQPRTHSITGHSVSPSRMTAMAELLADNPMTIIIEDDGVGEISSYPALSMGAYYPAQTIYVRSYSKAYGPDLRMAVLSGSADVIGKIQSFRNFGAGWSSRILQGALSFLLADRKTQQGIEHARQAYHQRRQWLADALARRGIYVPENDSLCIWLPVPSERYALITLAAHGVAVQPGERFGMKNGHYVRISTSQLQESLIETIAEAISHIYR; from the coding sequence ATGACCAAATCGATCGATACCAACTGGCTGGCGGAACAGCTGCATAATCACAGTATCCGCGGCATCGCGATGGACATGTCGGCGCTGATCCGGGCAGGGACAATTGAAATCGGCAGGCAACTGCCGCCAGTGAGAGAGTTGGCCGAGGCCTTGGGCGTGAGTCCGGCGACGATTTCGGCGGCCTGGTCTCAACTGCGGCGGCAGAAAGTGATTGCGGGGCGCGGCAGAACGGGCATGTGGGTATCCGGTCAGCAGGTTTCCCCGCGCCCGGAGCGTTTCGAGAAGATCGGCAACTTTGGCGCGGCGATCGTCGCCGATCTTACCTTATCGGCCCCCGATTCCGATCTGTTGCCGGATCTCGATGAGGCGCTTTTATATGGCGCCCGGGTTAAAAATTTAAATAGCTATCAGCGCACATCGATCATTCCTGAACTTGAAGAGCAACTGCATAAAAACTGGCCTTATGCGGCGCAGGCGTTTATGACGTCTGACGGCGGTTTTGACGGTGTTAATCTTGCCTTGCAAACGTTGATTTTGCCCGGCTCCACGGTGGTGATTGAAAGACCGACGGCCGCGCGGCTGCTGGATTTGCTGGACCATATCGGCATCAACCTCATTCAGGTCGAATGTGATGAATACGGCCCGGTCGTCGATGCGCTGAAACAGGCGTTGCAGCATAAACCCGCCGCGTTTATCTATCAGCCCAGAACCCATTCGATCACCGGTCATTCGGTCAGCCCGTCGCGTATGACGGCGATGGCCGAGCTGCTGGCGGATAACCCGATGACGATAATTATCGAAGATGACGGCGTCGGCGAGATCTCTTCCTATCCCGCGTTGAGCATGGGGGCGTATTACCCGGCGCAGACCATTTATGTCCGTTCCTATTCCAAAGCCTACGGCCCCGATTTACGCATGGCCGTGCTATCCGGTTCGGCGGACGTTATCGGCAAGATCCAGTCCTTTCGTAATTTCGGCGCCGGGTGGAGCAGCCGGATATTGCAAGGCGCGCTGAGCTTTTTGCTGGCCGATAGGAAAACGCAGCAGGGGATTGAACATGCCCGCCAGGCTTATCATCAGCGGCGTCAATGGCTGGCGGACGCGCTGGCGAGGCGAGGGATCTACGTGCCGGAAAATGACAGTCTGTGCATTTGGCTGCCGGTGCCGTCGGAGCGCTATGCGTTGATCACGCTGGCCGCCCATGGCGTCGCCGTGCAGCCGGGAGAACGTTTCGGCATGAAAAACGGACATTATGTGCGCATCAGTACTTCCCAGTTGCAGGAATCATTGATCGAGACGATAGCGGAGGCGATAAGTCATATCTATCGCTAA
- a CDS encoding ABC transporter substrate-binding protein, whose translation MKMKRLGQTALLTGLLFSAGAFAAETPEIAPQQVNENLHARLPDAIKTSGVLKAVNNGSFPPYEIVSGTHSLEGASADLAKALGEVLGVKIEHASVSGLSSLLSGIQSGRYQFAMGPIGDFPARQEKNDFVDFVREFVVFAVRSGNPEKINTLDDTCGKRVAVMSGGSAEQVIVNQSKACTEAGKPAVAIQSYTDQPTSILSVRSGRADAFFSSQAPLTYFVEQTNGQLELSGTGQHNGFNDLYQGSVFAKGSPLAPVVQEAYQVLFDNGTYAAIMKKWHLEGNMLPAPGINLAGK comes from the coding sequence ATGAAAATGAAACGTTTAGGGCAGACAGCACTGCTAACCGGGTTACTCTTTTCCGCCGGCGCGTTTGCCGCCGAAACGCCTGAGATTGCCCCTCAGCAGGTAAATGAAAATCTGCATGCCCGTTTACCGGACGCCATCAAAACCTCCGGCGTGCTTAAGGCCGTGAACAATGGTTCATTTCCTCCGTACGAAATTGTCAGCGGTACGCACTCGCTGGAAGGCGCCAGCGCCGATCTGGCGAAAGCATTGGGCGAAGTGCTGGGCGTCAAAATCGAACACGCCTCCGTTAGCGGCCTATCCAGCCTGCTGAGCGGCATTCAGTCCGGCCGCTATCAGTTTGCCATGGGGCCGATTGGCGATTTCCCGGCGCGTCAGGAAAAGAACGATTTCGTCGATTTCGTGCGTGAATTTGTGGTGTTCGCCGTTCGCTCCGGCAATCCGGAAAAAATCAATACGCTGGACGACACCTGCGGCAAACGCGTTGCCGTCATGTCCGGCGGATCCGCCGAGCAGGTGATTGTGAATCAGTCGAAAGCCTGTACCGAGGCGGGAAAACCGGCGGTGGCTATCCAGTCTTACACCGATCAGCCGACGTCTATTCTGTCAGTCCGTTCAGGGCGGGCCGATGCGTTCTTCTCTTCACAAGCGCCGCTCACCTACTTTGTTGAGCAGACCAACGGCCAGTTGGAACTGTCCGGCACCGGCCAACACAACGGCTTTAACGACCTGTATCAAGGTTCTGTTTTCGCCAAAGGCTCTCCGCTGGCGCCGGTCGTTCAGGAAGCCTATCAAGTGTTGTTCGATAACGGCACCTACGCCGCCATTATGAAAAAATGGCACCTGGAAGGAAACATGCTGCCGGCGCCTGGCATTAACCTGGCGGGAAAATAG
- the nifJ gene encoding pyruvate:ferredoxin (flavodoxin) oxidoreductase: MITTDANNAVASVAWRTNEVIAIYPITPSSTMAEQAAAWSSDGDKNIWGDTPRVVEMQSEGGAIATVHGALQTGSLATSFTSSQGLLLMIPTLYKLAGELTPFVLHVAARTVATHSLSIFCDHSDVMAVRQTGCAMLCASNVQEAQDFALIAQIASLNSRLPFIHFFDGFRTSHEINKIEPLSDDTLRQLLPQQAIDAHRERALTPERPVIRGTASNPDTFFQAREATNPWYNAACQHVEQAMDKFAGVTGRQYRPFEYYGHPEATRVIVLMGSGVGTCEEVIDTLLTRGEKVGVVKVRLYRPFSAKHLLSAVPQTAKSIAVLDRTKEPGAVAEPLCLDVMTSLAEAFSAGERASMPRIIGGRYGLSSKEFTPQCVQAIFNELALANPRPRFTVGIYDDVTNLSLPLPAEHLPTGASLQALFYGLGSDGTVSAAKNSIKIVGNTTPMFVQGYFVYDSKKAGSLTVSHMRVGPHPIHSAYLIDQADFVACHQWQFIDKYSMVERLKPGGVFLINSPYASDDLWHRLPQEVQAGLNQRQAKVYCINAAKIARECQLGARINTVMQMAFFHLSQILPGDVAVEKLRSAIATSYGSKGQELVERNWRALSATLEALEAVPLEAVNPDSPLRPPVVSDAAPDFVKTVTAAMLAGLGDTLPVSALPPDGTWPTGTTKWEKRNIAEAIPLWQPQLCTQCNHCVAACPHSAIRAKVVPAESMESAPSSLQSLDVKARDMRGQKYVLQVAPEDCTGCNLCVEVCPAKDRQNPQIKAINMESRLDNLEVEKENFDFFMALPEMDRAKLERIDIRTSQLITPLFEYSGACSGCGETPYIKLLTQLYGDRLLVANATGCSSIYGGNLPTTPWTTDANGRGPAWANSLFEDNAEFGLGFRLSVDQHRQRAVRLLHELAPQLPDDLVAALQEESIAPELRRQQIEQLRMILADLNNEQAKALSAEADHLVDKSIWLIGGDGWAYDIGYGGLDHVMSLSENVNVLVLDTQCYSNTGGQQSKATPLGAVTKFGEKGKRKARKDLGINVMMYGHVYVAQISLGAQLNQTVKAIQEAEAWPGPSLIIAYSPCEEHGYDLAFSHDQMRQLTATGFWPLYRFDPRRTEEGKPALMTDSRPPSSSLSETLLHEQRFRRLNSQMPEETALLYEEAEIDLRRRYDFLTMLAGKAEKTPQE, encoded by the coding sequence ATGATCACCACCGACGCTAACAACGCAGTCGCCTCTGTCGCCTGGCGGACCAATGAGGTCATCGCCATTTATCCTATAACGCCAAGTTCGACCATGGCGGAGCAGGCCGCGGCCTGGTCGAGCGACGGCGACAAAAATATTTGGGGCGATACGCCGCGCGTGGTTGAAATGCAGTCTGAAGGCGGCGCGATAGCCACCGTTCATGGCGCGCTGCAAACCGGCTCTCTGGCGACGAGCTTTACCTCGTCGCAGGGGCTGCTGTTGATGATCCCCACCTTGTATAAACTGGCCGGCGAGCTGACGCCTTTCGTCCTGCACGTGGCGGCGCGTACCGTGGCGACGCATTCGTTGTCCATTTTCTGCGATCACTCCGACGTTATGGCCGTGCGTCAGACCGGCTGCGCCATGCTGTGCGCCAGCAACGTCCAGGAAGCGCAGGATTTCGCGCTGATCGCGCAGATAGCCAGCCTGAACAGCCGGCTGCCGTTTATCCATTTCTTCGACGGCTTTCGCACCTCGCATGAAATCAACAAGATTGAACCGCTGAGCGACGATACCCTGCGTCAGCTGCTGCCTCAACAGGCCATTGACGCTCACCGTGAGCGAGCGCTTACCCCCGAACGTCCGGTGATCCGCGGCACCGCCTCTAACCCGGATACCTTCTTCCAGGCGCGGGAAGCGACCAACCCCTGGTATAACGCCGCCTGTCAGCATGTTGAACAGGCGATGGATAAGTTTGCCGGCGTCACTGGCCGTCAGTACCGTCCGTTTGAGTATTATGGTCATCCCGAAGCCACCCGCGTTATCGTCCTGATGGGTTCCGGCGTCGGCACCTGTGAAGAAGTGATCGACACCCTGCTGACGCGCGGTGAAAAAGTCGGCGTGGTTAAAGTGCGCCTGTATCGCCCGTTCTCCGCCAAACATCTGCTGTCGGCGGTGCCGCAAACGGCGAAAAGCATCGCCGTGCTGGATCGCACCAAAGAGCCGGGCGCGGTTGCCGAGCCGCTGTGTCTGGATGTGATGACCTCGCTGGCCGAGGCGTTCTCCGCGGGGGAACGTGCGTCCATGCCGCGGATTATCGGCGGACGTTACGGCCTGTCATCCAAAGAATTCACGCCGCAGTGCGTGCAGGCCATCTTTAATGAGTTAGCGCTTGCCAACCCGCGCCCGCGCTTTACGGTCGGCATCTATGATGACGTAACCAATCTATCGCTGCCGCTGCCCGCCGAACATCTGCCGACCGGCGCGTCTCTGCAAGCCCTGTTCTATGGACTGGGCAGCGACGGCACGGTCTCGGCCGCCAAAAACTCGATTAAAATCGTCGGTAATACCACCCCGATGTTTGTGCAGGGTTATTTCGTCTACGACTCTAAAAAGGCCGGCAGCCTGACCGTCTCCCATATGCGCGTCGGCCCTCACCCCATCCACTCGGCTTATCTGATCGATCAGGCGGATTTTGTCGCCTGTCACCAGTGGCAGTTTATCGATAAGTACAGCATGGTGGAGCGCCTGAAACCCGGCGGCGTATTTCTGATTAACTCGCCTTATGCCAGCGACGATTTATGGCATCGGCTGCCGCAGGAAGTTCAGGCCGGCCTGAACCAGCGTCAGGCCAAGGTGTACTGCATTAACGCCGCGAAAATCGCCCGCGAATGTCAGTTGGGCGCGCGCATCAATACCGTGATGCAGATGGCGTTTTTCCATCTGTCGCAGATCCTGCCGGGCGATGTCGCGGTGGAAAAACTGCGTTCGGCGATCGCCACCAGCTACGGCAGTAAAGGCCAGGAGCTGGTTGAACGCAACTGGCGCGCCTTGAGCGCCACGCTGGAAGCCCTGGAAGCCGTACCGCTGGAAGCGGTCAATCCAGACAGCCCGCTGCGTCCGCCGGTGGTTTCCGACGCCGCGCCCGACTTCGTCAAAACCGTTACCGCCGCCATGCTGGCCGGGTTGGGCGATACGCTGCCGGTTTCGGCGCTGCCGCCCGACGGCACCTGGCCGACCGGCACCACCAAGTGGGAAAAACGCAATATCGCCGAGGCGATCCCGCTGTGGCAGCCGCAACTGTGCACCCAGTGCAACCACTGCGTCGCCGCCTGTCCGCACTCGGCTATCCGCGCTAAAGTGGTACCGGCCGAGTCAATGGAAAGCGCGCCGTCATCGTTGCAATCGCTGGACGTAAAAGCCCGCGATATGCGCGGCCAGAAGTATGTCTTGCAGGTGGCGCCGGAAGACTGCACCGGCTGTAACCTGTGCGTGGAAGTCTGCCCGGCGAAAGATCGCCAGAATCCGCAAATCAAAGCCATCAATATGGAATCCCGGCTGGATAATCTGGAAGTTGAAAAAGAGAACTTCGACTTCTTTATGGCGCTGCCGGAAATGGATCGCGCCAAGCTGGAACGCATCGATATCCGCACCTCGCAGCTAATTACCCCGCTGTTCGAATACTCCGGCGCCTGCTCCGGCTGCGGCGAAACCCCGTACATCAAACTGCTGACGCAGCTGTACGGCGATCGGCTGCTGGTCGCCAACGCCACCGGTTGTTCGTCCATTTACGGCGGCAACCTGCCCACCACGCCGTGGACCACCGATGCCAACGGCCGCGGACCGGCCTGGGCGAACTCCCTGTTCGAAGATAACGCCGAGTTCGGTCTGGGCTTCCGCCTGAGCGTCGACCAGCACCGCCAGCGCGCCGTGCGTTTGCTGCATGAGCTTGCGCCGCAGCTGCCGGATGATTTAGTCGCGGCGTTGCAGGAAGAGTCAATCGCTCCGGAACTGCGCCGTCAACAGATTGAGCAACTGCGGATGATCCTGGCCGACCTCAACAACGAGCAGGCCAAAGCCTTATCCGCCGAAGCCGATCATCTGGTGGATAAATCCATCTGGCTGATTGGCGGCGACGGCTGGGCTTACGATATCGGCTACGGCGGCCTGGATCATGTCATGAGCCTGAGTGAAAACGTCAACGTGCTGGTATTGGATACCCAGTGTTATTCCAACACCGGCGGCCAACAATCCAAAGCGACGCCGCTGGGCGCCGTGACCAAGTTTGGCGAAAAGGGCAAGCGTAAAGCGCGTAAGGATCTCGGCATTAACGTCATGATGTACGGCCACGTTTATGTGGCGCAGATATCGCTGGGCGCGCAGTTGAACCAAACGGTGAAGGCCATTCAGGAAGCGGAAGCCTGGCCGGGCCCGTCGCTGATCATCGCCTATAGCCCGTGTGAAGAGCACGGCTACGATCTGGCCTTCAGCCACGATCAGATGCGTCAGCTGACCGCCACCGGTTTCTGGCCGCTCTATCGTTTCGATCCGCGTCGTACCGAGGAAGGCAAACCGGCGCTGATGACGGATTCCCGTCCGCCGTCAAGCAGCCTGAGCGAAACCCTGCTGCACGAGCAGCGTTTCCGCCGCCTGAACAGTCAGATGCCGGAAGAGACCGCGCTGCTCTACGAAGAGGCCGAAATCGATCTGCGCCGCCGTTATGATTTCCTGACCATGTTGGCGGGCAAAGCAGAGAAGACCCCGCAGGAGTAA
- a CDS encoding nitrate ABC transporter substrate-binding protein, producing the protein MTITIRLAVRDWDYITPLALGDIKPEGFELKIDRVGTLPDDLATSSQYDAGEVSFSRYAQSRARGDESLVALPHFLMRGFRQRCILTTQDSPLTELSQLAGKRIGLTGWQDSGNTWTRALLRREGIGNDDAYWYVGRLTDAHPIVDRLAGFGRPGRIEAAPGEQPLITLLKNGGLDAIFTPFMPEGFFNGDSGLRQLQPDFRQAEIDYFHQVGYVPGMHVLAIKPALAAEHPWLPQALSRVIDQSYKTWMGKRIKYADTTPWLLDDLRRTAQDLPVHWNDNGFEINKTMIADFASELHLQGITANCLTPEALFPWASSFSSTDKKD; encoded by the coding sequence TTGACTATAACAATTAGACTGGCAGTGCGGGATTGGGATTACATCACCCCGCTTGCCTTGGGCGATATCAAACCAGAAGGGTTTGAACTAAAAATAGATCGGGTCGGTACGCTGCCAGACGATCTGGCGACCAGCAGTCAATATGATGCGGGCGAAGTCTCATTCAGCCGCTATGCGCAAAGTCGCGCCCGCGGCGATGAGAGTTTGGTCGCTCTGCCCCACTTTCTTATGCGGGGTTTTCGTCAGCGCTGTATTCTGACCACGCAGGACAGCCCGCTGACCGAGCTATCGCAGCTGGCGGGCAAGCGTATCGGTTTGACGGGTTGGCAGGATTCCGGCAACACCTGGACGCGCGCGCTATTGCGTCGTGAAGGCATCGGCAATGACGATGCCTACTGGTATGTCGGCCGCCTGACGGATGCGCATCCGATTGTCGATCGCCTGGCGGGATTTGGCCGGCCGGGGCGCATAGAGGCCGCGCCGGGCGAGCAACCGCTGATCACGCTGCTGAAGAACGGTGGTCTGGATGCCATTTTCACGCCTTTCATGCCGGAAGGATTTTTTAACGGCGATTCAGGCTTAAGGCAGTTACAACCCGATTTTCGCCAGGCGGAAATCGACTATTTTCATCAGGTTGGCTATGTGCCCGGCATGCATGTCCTGGCAATCAAGCCTGCGCTGGCGGCTGAACATCCCTGGTTGCCCCAGGCTCTTAGCCGCGTGATCGACCAGTCATATAAGACGTGGATGGGCAAACGCATCAAATATGCCGATACCACCCCGTGGCTGTTGGATGATCTGCGCAGAACCGCGCAGGATTTACCGGTTCACTGGAACGACAATGGCTTTGAAATTAATAAAACGATGATCGCCGACTTTGCCAGTGAATTACATTTACAGGGGATCACGGCGAACTGTCTGACCCCGGAAGCGCTATTCCCGTGGGCGTCCTCTTTTTCGTCTACAGACAAGAAGGATTGA
- a CDS encoding T6SS immunity protein Tli4 family protein, with protein sequence MKRTTVVGALLALAAGYGIYQWITPYPPKQDLTQQEETVVETFLTAMQTRCVGRYLIDIPAVFAVESSHRAKDDNMTAFINDHPIRTQHIYHPAFEQKIRRREAQLNGEKTVDPLDMPFLKRTLPLPAGMDGVIFERNEDNSVPDAARILEAHLYTNGVAVEVEVEAENGTASRYDKDRQQLPEVYRNSVPQKMAELVELLKRVKGRNETDIPDRPGFCLRDAFIADGDYYQQEKVRLHYTAPEYPNIVLSFATDNFIREKDSLLERGAEINLQIAASEGNTLQKGARHINGLYGEEWLVEGNGVNYPIQRVHRFVLNVNEKNGGEKTPKLSILFRQEPLSDEQLPPKEAIAAWERITSTLRLRPGAFK encoded by the coding sequence ATGAAACGCACAACGGTTGTTGGGGCGCTGCTGGCGCTGGCGGCGGGCTATGGGATTTATCAATGGATAACGCCCTATCCGCCAAAACAGGATTTAACGCAACAGGAGGAAACGGTGGTGGAGACATTTTTAACGGCGATGCAAACGCGCTGCGTGGGGCGTTATCTGATTGATATCCCAGCGGTGTTTGCGGTGGAAAGCAGCCATCGAGCGAAAGACGACAATATGACCGCATTTATCAACGACCACCCGATAAGAACTCAACACATATATCACCCGGCGTTTGAGCAAAAAATCCGCCGCCGTGAAGCGCAGCTAAACGGCGAAAAAACCGTCGACCCGCTGGATATGCCGTTTTTAAAACGGACGCTCCCGCTGCCTGCGGGCATGGACGGGGTGATTTTTGAACGCAATGAAGATAATTCGGTGCCGGATGCCGCGCGAATACTGGAAGCGCATCTATATACCAACGGGGTGGCGGTTGAAGTGGAGGTGGAGGCCGAAAATGGTACCGCATCCCGTTACGATAAAGACCGGCAGCAACTTCCCGAGGTTTATCGAAATTCGGTTCCTCAGAAAATGGCCGAGCTGGTGGAATTACTAAAACGGGTTAAAGGGCGTAATGAAACGGATATCCCCGACCGGCCGGGTTTTTGTCTGCGCGATGCGTTTATTGCCGATGGGGATTATTACCAGCAAGAAAAGGTAAGGTTACATTATACCGCGCCGGAGTATCCCAACATCGTTCTCAGTTTTGCTACCGATAATTTTATTCGGGAAAAAGATTCTCTGCTGGAGCGCGGTGCGGAAATAAATCTGCAAATCGCGGCGTCGGAAGGAAACACGCTGCAAAAAGGCGCACGCCATATCAACGGACTGTATGGCGAGGAGTGGCTGGTGGAAGGCAACGGAGTTAATTACCCGATACAGCGCGTTCATCGTTTTGTATTAAACGTCAATGAAAAAAACGGCGGCGAAAAGACGCCAAAACTGAGTATTTTATTCAGACAGGAGCCCCTGTCGGATGAGCAATTGCCGCCTAAAGAGGCTATCGCGGCGTGGGAGCGAATAACCTCGACGCTACGGCTGCGGCCGGGTGCGTTTAAGTAA
- a CDS encoding deaminated glutathione amidase, which translates to MKVALGQFAVDREWQNNVVIALKLMADAHQAGADLLVLPEGILARDITNPKLVLTAAQPLDGPFVSQLLAASKGNQMTTMMSIHVPNGKEKVWNVLIAIRNGEIIAQYKKLHLYDAFSMQESENVTPGDEVPPLIEVAGLNIGLMTCYDVRFPELARRLVLDGAQVLVLPAAWVKGPLKESHWELLVRARALENTAYVVAVGECGVRNIGNSMVVDPLGVVVVQAPEVPALVYADIDPERLSYAREVLPSLANRCFTAPRLPNEQ; encoded by the coding sequence ATGAAAGTCGCACTGGGTCAATTTGCCGTCGATCGTGAATGGCAAAACAACGTTGTCATCGCGCTGAAGCTGATGGCGGATGCGCACCAAGCGGGCGCCGATCTTCTGGTGCTGCCGGAAGGCATTCTGGCGCGCGATATCACCAATCCCAAACTGGTGTTAACCGCCGCTCAGCCGCTGGACGGCCCTTTCGTCAGCCAACTGCTTGCCGCCAGCAAAGGCAATCAGATGACCACGATGATGAGTATCCATGTGCCGAACGGCAAAGAAAAAGTGTGGAACGTGCTGATTGCCATTCGTAACGGCGAAATTATCGCCCAGTACAAGAAACTGCATCTGTACGACGCGTTTTCCATGCAGGAATCAGAAAACGTCACTCCCGGCGATGAAGTGCCGCCGTTGATCGAGGTTGCGGGTTTGAACATCGGCCTAATGACCTGTTATGACGTACGTTTCCCCGAACTGGCGCGCCGTCTGGTGCTGGACGGCGCACAGGTGCTGGTGCTGCCCGCCGCCTGGGTCAAAGGGCCGCTGAAAGAGTCCCATTGGGAACTGTTGGTTCGCGCGCGCGCGCTGGAGAATACCGCTTATGTCGTCGCGGTTGGCGAATGCGGCGTGAGAAATATCGGCAACAGTATGGTTGTCGATCCGCTGGGCGTGGTGGTGGTTCAGGCTCCGGAAGTCCCGGCGCTGGTCTACGCCGATATCGATCCCGAACGGCTTTCCTATGCGCGGGAGGTCTTGCCCTCACTGGCCAACCGCTGCTTTACCGCACCGCGCCTGCCGAACGAACAATAG
- a CDS encoding esterase/lipase family protein has translation MSDPTKIIKIYPTFDKSGNAIYELYSYPKGSNIELQCQVYPTRVIPVFFIPGVMGSNLKAKEKMGDRVWRLDSLGGIALTWFGASAEERKRLLNPTETEVDDGGKVDESDNEAPLLQTRRQRGWGSVAYTSYAPFLAWLQEALNDFSAYGRGERHKLVGQDLAAEIGELALQEEEVKLSYNYLFPVFAVGYNWLESNAESARHIGEKITETINFYKRKGRQCEKAILVTHSMGGLVARHYSECLGGRDNVLGVVHGVMPATGAAATYRRMKTGTEYPEGDYVSWIAAQVLGGDGGKMTAVLSQAPGPMQLLPGRDYGTRWLKILDGENVNFYPKEDPYAEIYLVRDKWWGLCDERLISPGSRRTQWELNNDWLTYTKMLNNKVKAFIENLSGKYHPNTHVFYSAASAHPAYGDVCWCAETPAIEGRMNQGRVRHAADAQVVWEGQTGVTRKVATPLGGEGWASGIRQTYRLLPPTEAGDGTVPLRSGRIPSGYLRSRFQVAVEHEPAYQDAKARLFTLRAIVKIAQAVKHTTQGDG, from the coding sequence ATGTCAGACCCGACAAAAATCATAAAAATTTATCCGACGTTTGATAAAAGCGGCAACGCCATTTATGAGCTGTACAGCTATCCGAAGGGAAGCAATATCGAGCTGCAATGCCAGGTTTATCCGACGCGGGTAATCCCGGTGTTCTTTATTCCCGGCGTGATGGGCAGCAATTTAAAGGCGAAGGAGAAAATGGGAGATCGCGTATGGCGATTGGATAGCTTGGGAGGGATCGCGCTAACGTGGTTTGGCGCCAGCGCGGAAGAACGAAAAAGGCTGTTAAATCCCACGGAAACAGAAGTGGATGATGGCGGGAAGGTCGATGAATCCGATAATGAGGCGCCCTTGTTGCAAACCCGGCGTCAGCGCGGCTGGGGCAGCGTGGCCTATACCAGCTATGCGCCGTTTCTGGCCTGGCTGCAGGAGGCGCTGAATGATTTTTCCGCCTATGGCCGGGGTGAACGCCATAAGCTGGTAGGCCAGGATCTGGCGGCGGAAATCGGGGAGTTGGCGCTGCAAGAAGAGGAAGTGAAGCTGAGCTACAACTATCTGTTTCCCGTTTTTGCCGTCGGCTACAACTGGCTGGAATCCAATGCCGAGTCGGCCAGGCATATCGGTGAAAAAATCACCGAAACCATCAATTTTTATAAGCGCAAAGGTCGGCAGTGCGAAAAAGCGATCCTGGTCACTCACTCAATGGGCGGGCTGGTGGCGCGCCACTATAGCGAATGCCTGGGCGGCAGAGACAATGTGCTGGGGGTGGTACATGGGGTGATGCCCGCCACTGGCGCGGCGGCCACCTACCGGCGGATGAAAACGGGCACGGAATATCCGGAGGGAGACTATGTGTCATGGATAGCGGCGCAGGTGTTGGGCGGCGATGGGGGAAAAATGACGGCGGTGCTGTCGCAGGCGCCGGGGCCGATGCAATTGCTCCCCGGACGGGACTACGGCACGCGCTGGCTGAAAATTTTGGACGGTGAAAATGTCAATTTTTACCCGAAAGAAGATCCCTACGCTGAAATTTATCTGGTGAGAGATAAATGGTGGGGGTTATGCGATGAGCGGCTGATTAGCCCGGGGAGTCGCCGTACTCAGTGGGAATTAAATAACGATTGGTTAACGTATACAAAAATGCTGAATAACAAGGTGAAAGCCTTCATCGAGAACCTGTCAGGTAAATATCACCCCAATACCCATGTGTTTTACAGCGCCGCCAGTGCGCATCCGGCATATGGCGACGTATGCTGGTGCGCGGAAACACCGGCGATAGAAGGCAGGATGAACCAGGGCCGGGTGCGTCACGCGGCCGATGCACAAGTTGTATGGGAGGGCCAAACAGGCGTGACTCGCAAGGTCGCCACCCCGCTGGGCGGAGAAGGCTGGGCCAGCGGCATTCGGCAAACTTATCGGCTGCTGCCGCCCACCGAGGCCGGCGACGGTACGGTGCCGTTGCGTTCGGGGCGGATACCGTCCGGCTATTTGCGTTCACGCTTTCAGGTGGCGGTCGAGCATGAGCCCGCCTATCAGGACGCGAAAGCGCGGCTCTTTACGCTGCGGGCGATCGTCAAGATCGCTCAGGCAGTCAAACACACGACACAGGGTGACGGATGA